A segment of the Manihot esculenta cultivar AM560-2 chromosome 13, M.esculenta_v8, whole genome shotgun sequence genome:
cagatagttcaagggagcagaagatgatagagtttgagcagttgaggcagaccgatgatatgagtgtagaggagttcacagacagattcttggagctgttgccatttgcagggcaaaaccttgacacagaccagaaaaggtcaaggaggtatatcatgaaactccactccagatattcctccttgatccagtcagcagatagggagagcttccatgccatagtggatatggcccagaaaatggaggccagtgccatcgttcaggggacagttaagcagtcagtggcacagccttctggttctaagaccccaggctcttcttcttttagtgcagcagcttcaggtagcaagaggtggagcagtaccaccaagaagtcgaagaagaacaagttttggaacaaggtcaagtccagtctgggactagggagtggctcgagctctagtgcagataatgcagtttgtgcgaagtgtagtaggccacacaggggagtttgccgggctgggacagcagcctgctttagatgcgggcaagagggacacatggctcgggagtgtcctaggacagcttttggagcacagtctcagcagacagcttctggtagtgtggcttagccagcagctccagccgtgactcaggccagtggcagaggtagagggagaggggcagcctcttcttcagcgggtttcagaggtgaaggtccatcagctccagcacggatcttcacgatgactcagcaggaggcagacgcatctaacaccgtggtggcagataacttagtcattggttgttcagatgtgtatgccttgatggaccctggtgcatctcattcttttattgctccgagagccgttgagaggttgggtctgatgatctctgggttagagtgtcctctctgggtcagtggacccaagtgtgatccatcagtggcagagtcagtctgccagtgcagtccagtctttgttgagggaagatgcctttccgccgaccttgtggttctagacttgacagattttgacgtcattctagggatgaactggttatctacccatggtgctaccttggactgcagggacaaggtagtcaggttcagaggtcaggatgggtcagagattgtctttaggggagacaggaggggtacacctagaggtctgatatcagctcttcaggctcgtaggttgcttaggaagggatgtcaggggtatttggctcatgtgagagagcttagcagtcaggctagagagcccgcctcggtgccagtggttagagagtttctagacgtcttcccagacgagctgccaggtttaccacctgctagggagatagagttcgagatagaattgatgcttggaacccgaccgatctctatccctccctacaggatggctccagctgagttgaaggaattgaaaggacagttgcaagagctggtagaaaagggcttcatccgaccgagcacctcaccttgggtgcACCAGTTTGTTTGTGAGAANNNNNNNNNNNNNNNNNNNNNNNNNNNNNNNNNNNNNNNNNNNNNNNNNNNNNNNNNNNNNNNNNNNNNNNNNNNNNNNNNNNNNNNNNNNNNNNNNNNNNNNNNNNNNNNNNNNNNNNNNNNNNNNNNNNNNNNNNNNNNNNNNNNNNNNNNNNNNNNNNNNNNNNNNNNNNNNNNNNNNNNNNNNNNNNNNNNNNNNNNNNNNNNNNNNNNNNNNNNNNNNNNNNNNNNNNNNNNNNNNNNNNNNNNNNNNNNNNNNNNNNNNNNNNNNNNNNNNNNNNNNNNNNNNNNNNNNNNNNNNNNNNNNNNNNNNNNNNNNNNNNNNNNNNNNNNNNNNNNNNNNNNNNNNNNNNNNNNNNNNNNNNNNNNNNNNNNNNNNNNNNNNNNNNNNNNNNNNNNNNNNNNNNNNNNNNNNNNNNNNNNNNNNNNNNNNNNNNNNNNNNNNNNNNNNNNNNNNNNNNNNNNNNNNNNNNNNNNNNNNNNNNNNNNNNNNNNNNNNNNNNNNNNNNNNNNNNNNNNNNNNNNNNNNNNNNNNNNNNNNNNNNNNNNNNNNNNNNNNNNNNNNNNNNNNNNNNNNNNNNNNNNNNNNNNNNNNNNNNNNNNNNNNNNNNNNNNNNNNNNNNNNNNNNNNNNNNNNNNNNNNNNNNNNNNNNNNNNNNNNNNNNNNNNNNNNNNNNNNNNNNNNNNNNNNNNNNNNNNNNNNNNNNNNNNNNNNNNNNNNNNNNNNNNNNNNNNNNNNNNNNNNNNNNNNNNNNNNNNNNNNNNNNNNNNNNNNNNNNNNNNNNNNNNNNNNNNNNNNNNNNNNNNNNNNNNNNNNNNNNNNNNNNNNNNNNNNNNNNNNNNNNNNNNNNNNNNNNNNNNNNNNNNNNNNNNNNNNNNNNNNNNNNNNNNNNNNNNNNNNNNNNNNNNNNNNNNNNNNNNNNNNNNNNNNNNNNNNNNNNNNNNNNNNNNNNNNNNNNNNNNNNNNNNNNNNNNNNNNNNNNNNNNNNNNNNNNNNNNNNNNNNNNNNNNNNNNNNNNNNNNNNNNNNNNNNNNNNNNNNNNNNNNNNNNNNNNNNNNNNNNNNNNNNNNNNNNNNNNNNNNNNNNNNNNNNNNNNNNNNNNNNNNNNNNNNNNNNNNNNNNNNNNNNNNNNNNNNNNNNNNNNNNNNNNNNNNNNNNNNNNNNNNNNNNNNNNNNNNNNNNNNNNNNNNNNNNNNNNNNNNNNNNNNNNNNNNNNNNNNNNNNNNNNNNNNNNNNNNNNNNNNNNNNNNNNNNNNNNNNNNNNNNNNNNNNNNNNNNNNNNNNNNNNNNNNNNNNNNNNNNNNNNNNNNNNNNNNNNNNNNNNNNNNNNNNNNNNNNNNNNNNNNNNNNNNNNNNNNNNNNNNNNNNNNNNNNNNNNNNNNNNNNNNNNNNNNNNNNNNNNNNNNNNNNNNNNNNNNNNNNNNNNNNNNNNNNNNNNNNNNNNNNNNNNNNNNNNNNNNNNNNNNNNNNNNNNNNNNNNNNNNNNNNNNNNNNNNNNNNNNNNNNNNNNNNNNNNNNNNNNNNNNNNNNNNNNNNNNNNNNNNNNNNNNNNNNNNNNNNNNNNNNNNNNNNNNNNNNNNNNNNNNNNNNNNNNNNNNNNNNNNNNNNNNNNNNNNNNNNNNNNNNNNNNNNNNNNNNNNNNNNNNNNNNNNNNNNNNNNNNNNNNNNNNNNNNNNNNNNNNNNNNNNNNNNNNNNNNNNNNNNNNNNNNNNNNNNNNNNNNNNNNNNNNNNNNNNNNNNNNNNNNNNNNNNNNNNNNNNNNNNNNNNNNNNNNNNNNNNNNNNNNNNNNNNNNNNNNNNNNNNNNNNNNNNNNNNNNNNNNNNNNNNNNNNNNNNNNNNNNNNNNNNNNNNNNNNNNNNNNNNNNNNNNNNNNNNNNNNNNNNNNNNNNNNNNNNNNNNNNNNNNNNNNNNNNNNNNNNNNNNNNNNNNNNNNNNNNNNNNNNNNNNNNNNNNNNNNNNNNNNNNNNNNNNNNNNNNNNNNNNNNNNNNNNNNNNNNNNNNNNNNNNNNNNNNNNNNNNNNNNNNNNNNNNNNNNNNNNNNNNNNNNNNNNNNNNNNNNNNNNNNNNNNNNNNNNNNNNNNNNNNNNNNNNNNNNNNNCTCATAAACGTACTAGGTGCATTTGacaaaccaaaaggcataactaaccattcatacaaaccatactttgtcttaaatgcagttttccattcatcaccaggtttcatcctaatctgatgatatccactcataagatcaatttttgtaaagtacctggcaccatgaagctcatccaacatgtcatctagccgaggtataggatgcctgtacttcactgtgatcttgttaactgctctacaatcaacacacattcgcCAAGTGCCATCGTTCTTTGGAACAAGCAGCACAGGAACAACACATGGACTTAAACTCTCTCTCACCAATCCCTTCTCCATAAGCTCGTCAATTTGCCTTTGCATTTCCTTTGTTTCCATTGGATTGCTTCGGTaagctggtctatttggaatgCTAGAACCAGGTATGAAATCTATCTGATGCTCAATCCCCCTCAACGGTGGCAATCCACTAGGTAGCTCATCTGAAAAGACATCAGTGAATTCCTGCATCATAGActtaaaactagaaggcaaagaaGAAAGGTTAATATCAGTGTCAGCAAATAAAATCTCCTTATATCTTATAAGCAACATGGGTTGCCCTAAAGATATAGCACTCTTAGCCTCTCTCGCTCTCACATAAAATGTCTGTTTTGCCTTCCCCTCTTGcatcttttctctcaccaatgggccatttattggtcttgattcttttcctgcctctttaccctcagactcacacttttctctcatttttaccacaaaactcaagctctcactcccctttgtagccaaggccgaagcctccctctccctctccagcatctttatttgatcagcatatacctcttgaggtgataaaggagcgagtataaccttctgtccttcataagtaaaggagtacttgttattgaacccatcatgttgcacctttctatcatattgccacggcctacccaacaacatatggcttgcctgcataggtaccacatcacacaagatctcatccttgtacctaccaatagaaaatggaatAAGCActtggcgtgtaaccctaacctcaccacagtcattcaaccattgcaatctgtatggcttagggtgtttaatagaagccaaatccaatttctccaccatatacacactagccacatttgtgcaactacccccatcaataatgagagtacacacttttccattaaccaaacacctagtgtgaaatatgttttcccgttgttctaggctttcttccttaacctggatATTCAAAGCACATCTAGCAACAAGTATCTCACCAcgttcagcaagcaacacattatcaacaaacacatccgaatcatcacagtcattatgagcatcaatcaattcagtcatattagcatatatctcatcatcactatgatcagaatcagacactacacccccatcagcagttgctatcataactcttttattaggacattgagatgcaatatgtccttttcccaaacatttaaaacattttatctcTCTATTAGGATTAGAAGAGTTAGAAGTACCTGAATGTTCCTTGTTATTCCCTTGAGAAGGTCCTTTGATAGTGGGGACCGAATCTTTGCCCCCTTAGATTGGGCCTttgtaatctttcttttctccacttctatagcctggaaatccaccaccactatttgaggacttgtatgtgagtttaagattatttctgcccttgtgtcgcctttctattttcattgctttatctaccatatcctccatggtattgtattggtacatgtcaagttcttcaacaatgtagtggttaagaccacctagaaatctggacatcaacatttgctcatcctcctcaatatgagccctagccatcatcatctccatctccttgtggtattcttccacactctttcctccttgcaccagtcttgccaacctgttgtacaaatccctataatagtgcgaaggaataaatctttggcgcatcaactctttcaagtagtcccatggtggaactgcccttaagcccttattcctcctagtggatttcaattgatcccaccagaaagaggcataacccgTGAACTCAACAGCGGCAATATGAGACTTCTTCTCCTCGGTATAGTTATGACACTCAAATATTTGCtcagtttttctctcccattcaatgtattcttcagcattgttattccctttaaattcaggaactttcatctttatggagctcaagtcaccatcaattgtgttggtttggtatgtcttggtgtcatcatcatttctgccaagtctagcatctccacctctattccacccTACGCCAGCTCTAGTACCTCCATGAACTTCTCCTCTCCCTCTTCCTTGTCCGACAGTATCTTCTGTATCATCAACTTCacctcgaacttgaggttctcggacttgtggtctatcagggttaagaattcgatgggccattcttgtagaagtggaagcctgtgagactttcaaactctccatacttacggtcatcctctcaagagccctactgagtctttgtaactcaccactgactgattTCTTAAAGATCTCATAATTGTTACCCATGTCCGATTCACTTTCACCAGTactatccaccacattcttgtctttactcatcctaccttaaatcaacaaagaacaaagagaactagcaaatattgtgttagaaaggaaagcactcaagtgtttgcacacttaccactcttttgctgattcttcaattgcacttcagaaaataaggtcaaccaactaaccacaaggtgcgtttagtgaaacaaagaagaaaacctaaagaaagaaggaagcgcgcaaaaactagaaagaagacactgacaagttggaaagtaacacacaaaCTAGgtgttgtgctacttgaaaaatatcacctagagtatagacacaagcaaacaatactccagcaatgtcaaggaagtaaaagcaagttTAAACCAAAAtgaaactttgaattcaaataaaaacgaatctggacaaaagtttgaatttaattcgcttcaacgcaaattaaatacggatctatttaaatctacccaaaaaggcaagtatcaaaaccccacaaataggctaaaaaaaaaaaatatctcactcagtgcagcatcatggacgaaaatgagcattaaaagatggatttgacaccaaatcgatttagatgcagttgccttaaatgtgcaccttaagaAATAGGCAGGTTTGTTTTGTCTCCTAATCCGGATTCAacgcaattcaaaattcaaaattgatttccataaactacagcaatcaattgagataggcaaggaaatatggatgaaaaaggaagcatatcacaatttcagccagatcaagataaatatggcaaaggcgattttttttttgttttttttttcgttttttttttttttttggatttcgaaattttttttttcccaaaagagattatgtgataatttatcaagaagATGCAGTCATGGATACAGAAGCTTTCAATGAAATCAACAAGAAAgacaaggaaaactcaaaaaaaaaaaaaactctagatcctgagataaataagaatttacctcactttggctctgataccaactgacgcggaaccctaaggcacaagcctcaaacccacacgcacaagtagatacggaatccaaagatctgataaactcacctcctatggcaccccaaacttagagaagctgaaacaccaatgatcgaaggatttagatgagaatctgacaaacgccacaacgaatagttgataagttagccaagattcctggtgcaattgatgaaagcaaatcttcactctcactcaaagcaagacacgccaaaggcatgaaagaaattctaaaaagtttgattaaaagctccctcttacaattgtttcttatccttatatagtaaggagaaaaacaaataaaaccctaaacactcttcttgggcctgacttaaacacctaaggcccaagcccaatcacacactaaaataacgcataagtattaaaacataagcccaaaacatgacccaacactctaaaacttaaaagataaaatatggacagaatacaagcccaaacaaagctaaaataaaacaagtgttaaatcataaaaatatagcaagcccatcatatcaatgttgaataaattagacagcgctatctccattacacaccttaagcaaggtgagtagcttaggtgtgtcttcaagcttcacgagacatttgccaaaggcaagctcagtcaattcttgtgttacttgttcttgaatgtgtaagttcatagctgcttcaagcttcttagctttgctccttgtcactggtccactagggagcaccaatggatccttgcttccttgattcttatgtgattgggtttgctggttcgtatcagcacctgctggtgcacttggcaagtgcaccagcaggtgcaatttgaagtgcacctgctggtgcacttggcaagtgcaccagcaagTGCAATTtgaagtgcacctgctggtgcactttgaagtgcacctgctggtgcactttgaagtgcacctgctggtgcacttgtcaagtgcaccagcaggtgcaatgccaagtgcacctgctggtgctcCTGGTACTGATAAATCTTTACTTTCATCCTTCTCCTGCTAGCACAAATAAAAAATGGCAATTCGACTCAAATCATATATCAATTAGGAAAAAATTTTATCACTCTGTAAGGAAGACTAATATACATACTTCAGGCTCTCCTTGATTAGCTGCAAGCTTTTTTTCGTACTTTTTGCGAATATCTGATACAGTTTGACTATTACTGTCCCTGCCAATTTCTTCTATCTCATTCCCAATCTCTCTACTAGTAGAACGGCCTCCAAATATTTCTGCTAATTCATCCTCAAATTCTAAAGTTCGTTGTAGTGCCTGGACATAATTTTTGAAACAAAAGTAGCATTAGCACTTAGCAGATGCAAAACTAGCATCCTGAAATCAAAGAATTCTTGAGACAGGAATATTGATCATACTGTGCAGTGACATCTCATTAACATCACCAAAGAAAGGTAGAGGATAGGTACTCCAATTTTAATTGCTTGAAGCTAAGTCAGACAAGTAATAGCTAGCAAatactcagaaaaaaaaaatttccagaACCCCAAGACAAGTGCTGGGAAAACTCCTTCAAGGGAATCCCCTAATAGTAATTTGCACTAAGCAGAACAGAATCCAATTTATTTAGGATGCAAGAAAAACAAATTATCAGACAGACAAGACGGCAAAGGTTAAAGTGGGgcaaagattttattttaatgttatttaATCTAATTCAAAGATCAGTATAATGGTCAAACAGATGAAGTTTCAACACATTAGACAGTAGATGTGCCAATATGTTCAAAATAGTTTAAGATATACAACTTATTGCAGGTTTTACTGCTAAAGTAGAAAGGAAAGAATAGAatggttaaaaatattaaataataaaactcatAATATAGGTTTTCCAGAGTCTTTACCAGCAACAAAGTTCCAACATCTGGCTTCTCTTTGAGATTTTCGAGTATTCCCTCTAGTTGTTTCCTGAAAAGACAGACCATGTGAAACCTTTTACAGCAGGTACCACAACCACCTATAGAAATTATGCTATTCATGGTCCTTCCAAAATTAATTTCTCAGATTCTGACATGGTGGTGTAAACCTTTTTAgccttatttttccttttaatatCTCAACCAGAGAATGGATATAGTATTTTCAGTTTAATATTACAGTAATATGTACAAGTCTAGCGGATGTGTTTAATTGGTCAACGACCTGGATATGACAAGCCTAATATTACAAGTCTATTAGATGTGTTTAAGTTGGTACGCAACCTGGATTTAATGAACCTAAGGAGTAAAATCCAACATTATCCCAAACTATTATAAGCATGCTGCATCAAATAGAGTCTGAACAGATTTATATTTAACTTCCCTATACAAGTTTAGATATGTCATCCAACTCCAAATTATCTTATTTCCATCTGGTCAAAACTAAAACACAGGAAGGGCTCACTAATCAAATGAATAGCATGGCACAGTACAAGTACCCACTTTAACTTCAGTAACTTGTCATAACCCAGTCTACAGGCATTTAACATGGTTCATATGTTCTGTTGCTTTTCATTTCTctagttttctaaaataaaatgtataacCTGAGTCACACTGTTCAAGTTATTCAATCATGCAAGTAGTTCCTAGATTTCAAAAGAAATATGCAACCTACCAGTGGAGTGGGAAATTTGAAATAGATGGCGGCGAACCTTTGATGGCGGCGGACGTTGGATGCCTGCGGCAGTGAACGAGCGTTCCGTTGGACGCAAGTTTAGATTTCAATGAGCACGTGGACAGTGATGCCGAGAAAGGGCGCACTTGTCGACGGTGGATGGCGACGAACCGTTGATGGCGCAGGACGATGGATGACGGCGACAGTGAACGACCGAGAAGAAGTTGGAGGGAAGTTCAGATTTCAGagtgattttgattttgattttacaAGCAAAGGATTTAGGAATTTCATTTAGGTTTTGTATTTGGCTCCAAAAATTCACTTACGGATTTCTAACGAGAAAAGGGTCTGTTAATATTTCACTAACGGATTTCTAACGGATGGTTCCATCCGTTGATAGACAATACGATTAAAATTATCCGTTAGAGTTAACCGTCAGTATCACTAACGGACTTCAATCCGTTGGTGAATCCGTTAGTATCACTAACGGACTTCAATCCGCTGGTGAAGTCCGCTAGTGATCCGTTGGATTCTTGTAGTGATTGAGAATCGGTTATAAAATAAACTTCAAAATAAggaataaattaaataagttatgcattatatatttatttataactgaATATATACTTATTCCCTTGTGATTAATTCATTAAATATCTGAACTAAAATGATAATTCACATGAATTTATATAAActataacaattaaataaaaattagtcaTCTCTTTCCCGGCTAGCACAGTTCATCTTGAAGCGGATTCAATGGAGGTTTTAGAAGCAACCAATGACAAGATTCAATGGAGGTTTTTGATAATTTgtaataatatgattaatttatatttaattattattattattataaatttaattgtttaatagattataattttaatttaagtatttaatggGTTAATTTCAAATTGTATAAGAGTGTAAACATgtattttatcatttatttatctcttataatttaataaataagagaTTTACATTTAGTCATATTATAATTGaatatcatataaaatttttaaaaaaagtaataaaaatattaaaaataaaaatctaattaaatcatttttaataAACTAATAGCTAAAAACCCGATCCCACATGGCCCTAAGCATATTCAAGTGAAGTATTTTGCAATTAGACAAgtagaaaaagaaggaaaaatctAACTTGTCCATTGCAGATCTACTGATTAATTGGTGGATATTTTAACAAAATCtttgaaaaaaacaaaatttaaaaaattaagagagaAAATTGGTGTTGTcaagaaaattattaaagagAGTGTTgaagaataataatttttcatttattttaatttattttttaatctttttataccATTAAGTAATGAATTATTATGGAAAGATTATGTAGTCACCTTAAATTGGGTTATATATCTTTTGAGTTTACaagttatttataatagtatttattttGGTATTTGAAGTGTCatttttgtatataaaaaaatttcaaattttaatgaaaagtaatagatattatttgaattttcttCTCTAATACTTCTATTCTGTTCAATaagcttattttattttataattctgtTTTGGAGCGTTCTAATTCTAAAAATACCCATTCGAGTAGAGTATACTGTATTCCATTAATCAAGATTTTGCACACTGTCAGTGGGCTCTTAAGCATTCACGTGATAATTAGAGTTTTGCTGTTGGCTTGAAAAGATAGATATTATGGGACGAGAACGTGAAATCAATAGCGAGCGCGTTTGGATCTCCTTTGGGTTTTTGTCCAAATTCAGATAATGTTGCATTCTTTACGGACTGGTTTTCTAACTTAATGGAGTTGTATGGGAATGATAGTGATATATTGAGGATGGTAAGCCTTATTTGCTGGTACATTCCCCGATCCTCTTGTTTCTACCAGTAAGGGTCAGAGTGCTTTTAGGGAACTGCGACAAATAGTTTTTGTCATTCCATAAACTCACTCTACGGGGTCTTTTCATCTGCTATCCTTTATAGGTAGTTTTGCAGGCTTGGTGGGAAATCCTTTAGGCTTTGTGATTGAAAACGACTGCCAGTACATGTGGAGTTGATTTCTAGGGAGGTAAAGGCTTTCGTTCATGATATCAAGGTACTCGAATTTCTATAGCCTGCTCTTCAGGAGAAGCAAATTGCTGTGTTGATTGGTTAGCTAAATCAAATTGTTGT
Coding sequences within it:
- the LOC122721455 gene encoding vacuolar protein sorting-associated protein 53 A-like, which translates into the protein MNSIISIGGCGTCCKRFHMVCLFRKQLEGILENLKEKPDVGTLLLALQRTLEFEDELAEIFGGRSTSREIGNEIEEIGRDSNSQTVSDIRKKYEKKLAANQGEPEVCILVFLTE